From the genome of Candidatus Methylopumilus turicensis, one region includes:
- the nrdR gene encoding transcriptional regulator NrdR — protein sequence MKCPFCSADDTQVIDSRVNDEGDSIRRRRRCSACDKRFTTYETAELHLPQVVKQNGTREEFNREKLRSSFTRALHKRPVPTEYVDRAIEHIVQKILGQGEREVMARALGQSVMQELKAMDKVAYIRFASVYRSFQDVDDFNTVIRDLDPQKNPKP from the coding sequence ATGAAATGCCCTTTTTGCAGCGCTGATGATACGCAAGTGATTGATTCACGCGTAAACGACGAGGGCGATTCAATTCGTCGTCGTCGTCGCTGTTCTGCTTGTGACAAACGCTTTACTACGTATGAAACCGCTGAATTGCACTTACCGCAAGTGGTGAAGCAAAATGGTACGCGAGAAGAGTTTAACCGTGAAAAGCTACGCAGCTCTTTCACCCGCGCACTGCATAAGCGCCCAGTGCCGACTGAATATGTCGATCGAGCCATTGAACACATCGTGCAAAAAATACTTGGGCAAGGCGAACGTGAAGTGATGGCACGCGCCTTGGGCCAAAGCGTGATGCAAGAGCTTAAAGCGATGGATAAAGTAGCCTATATCCGCTTTGCATCGGTTTATCGAAGTTTTCAAGACGTGGATGATTTCAATACCGTCATTCGTGACCTTGACCCTCAAAAAAATCCAAAACCATGA
- the ribD gene encoding bifunctional diaminohydroxyphosphoribosylaminopyrimidine deaminase/5-amino-6-(5-phosphoribosylamino)uracil reductase RibD, giving the protein MFTQADHEYMSLALRLAEQGLYTSTPNPRVGCVIVNHGQIIGQGAHLKAGEPHAEIMALGDAQANFPKLIQGADVYVTLEPCSHFGRTPPCADALIKAGVKRVIAAMQDPNPQVAGSGLARLKAAGLEVKHGLMEAQARELNVGFISRMTNHRPFVRTKIAASLDGKTGLANGESKWITGEAARQDVQHWRARSCAILTGIETVLADDPQMNVRHTSHARQPLRVVVDSQLRLSPSAKILAGGNTLVAYLRDAENKAEALTNAGATLIKLQASDGKVCLKQLLSHLAEYGINEVTVEAGQTLNGALLSLNLIDEFVFYYAPTLLGADARGMFAIPVLKNMEEKVQLSILDVRQFGQDIRIRAKPISKP; this is encoded by the coding sequence ATGTTTACCCAAGCCGACCATGAATATATGAGTCTTGCGCTGCGACTCGCGGAGCAAGGCTTATATACCAGCACCCCCAATCCTCGAGTCGGCTGTGTCATTGTGAACCATGGTCAAATCATTGGCCAAGGCGCGCACTTAAAAGCCGGTGAACCGCATGCCGAAATCATGGCATTAGGTGATGCACAGGCAAACTTTCCCAAGCTGATCCAAGGTGCAGATGTCTATGTGACGCTGGAACCGTGTAGCCATTTTGGTCGCACACCGCCATGCGCTGATGCGCTGATTAAAGCCGGCGTTAAACGCGTGATTGCTGCTATGCAAGACCCAAACCCCCAAGTGGCTGGTAGTGGGTTAGCCAGACTAAAAGCGGCAGGCCTTGAAGTTAAACATGGTTTAATGGAAGCGCAAGCAAGAGAGCTGAATGTCGGCTTTATTTCACGCATGACCAACCACCGACCTTTTGTCCGCACTAAAATCGCCGCCAGCCTAGACGGCAAGACAGGGCTCGCGAACGGCGAAAGCAAATGGATTACTGGCGAAGCGGCAAGGCAAGACGTACAACATTGGCGAGCACGATCCTGCGCAATCCTTACAGGCATAGAAACTGTCTTGGCTGACGACCCACAAATGAATGTGCGCCATACTTCCCATGCACGCCAACCGCTGCGCGTTGTGGTCGATAGCCAATTGCGCCTTTCACCCAGCGCTAAAATCTTAGCGGGCGGTAATACCTTAGTTGCCTATTTGCGTGACGCGGAAAACAAAGCTGAAGCCTTAACCAACGCTGGCGCAACCTTAATTAAGCTTCAAGCGAGTGACGGCAAAGTATGTTTAAAACAACTTTTAAGCCATCTTGCAGAGTACGGCATCAATGAGGTGACCGTTGAGGCCGGGCAAACGCTTAACGGTGCCCTGCTGTCGCTTAATTTAATCGATGAGTTTGTGTTTTACTACGCACCCACTTTGCTAGGCGCTGATGCACGCGGCATGTTTGCTATTCCAGTGTTGAAGAATATGGAAGAGAAAGTGCAATTAAGCATCCTCGATGTCCGTCAATTCGGCCAAGATATTCGCATTAGAGCCAAACCAATCAGCAAGCCTTAA
- a CDS encoding TatD family hydrolase: MALIDTHCHLDAAEFDADRESVIQEALNKGIKMMVVPAVHRSNFETVTQLAHSHSCCTHALGIHPMYVASAHLDDLVYLRETIAKQIESGNPPVAVGEIGLDFFIADYDQALQEHYLIEQLKIAKHYDLPVILHVRRAIDDILKLLRRYKVRGGIAHAFNGSRQQADAFIALGFKLGFGGTLTYPRALKIRELVSTLPLSAIVLETDAPDIPPEWLKNDRRNTPHQLLNISQLIASLRQINHAQVTEITTNNALEILPNLAKLFTRPQVIH, translated from the coding sequence ATGGCACTCATTGATACGCATTGCCATCTTGATGCTGCCGAATTCGATGCAGACCGTGAAAGCGTCATTCAAGAGGCGCTCAATAAGGGCATTAAGATGATGGTGGTGCCAGCAGTTCATCGCAGCAATTTTGAAACCGTCACACAGCTTGCTCACTCGCATTCATGCTGTACACACGCATTGGGCATCCATCCTATGTACGTGGCAAGCGCTCATCTGGACGATCTGGTCTATCTAAGGGAAACGATTGCCAAGCAAATAGAAAGCGGAAATCCCCCAGTTGCGGTGGGTGAAATTGGTCTGGATTTTTTTATTGCGGATTACGACCAAGCCTTGCAAGAACATTACTTGATAGAACAATTAAAAATCGCTAAGCACTATGACTTGCCGGTGATTTTGCATGTGCGTCGCGCAATCGACGATATCTTAAAGCTCTTACGCCGATACAAAGTTCGTGGAGGCATTGCGCATGCTTTTAATGGCAGTCGTCAACAGGCGGATGCTTTTATCGCGCTAGGATTTAAATTAGGCTTTGGCGGGACACTGACTTACCCTCGCGCGTTAAAAATTCGTGAGCTGGTTTCAACGCTCCCCTTAAGTGCAATTGTGTTAGAAACAGACGCGCCAGATATCCCACCAGAATGGCTCAAAAATGACAGGCGAAATACCCCGCATCAATTGTTAAATATTTCACAATTGATCGCCTCGTTAAGGCAAATAAATCATGCGCAAGTGACTGAAATTACTACGAACAACGCATTGGAAATTTTGCCAAATTTAGCAAAGTTATTCACACGACCTCAAGTAATACATTAA
- a CDS encoding class II aldolase/adducin family protein, translating to MSNASLLASVLALQAQGLMQGTSGNASVRHGHGYLITPSGMPIDEMHAHNMVEMDMQGKAISAGKPSSEWRFHHDIYQARPEVGAVIHTHSMFATTIACLRKDIPPFHYMIAVAGGDTIRCANYALFGTQALSDHAIASLKDRRACLLANHGMIAVGKTLQQAIDVAVEVETLCEQYWRALQIGEPHLLSAQEMQAVFEQFKGYGSWDQ from the coding sequence ATGTCAAATGCATCACTTCTAGCAAGTGTATTAGCCCTGCAAGCCCAAGGCCTGATGCAAGGCACATCGGGTAACGCGAGCGTGCGCCATGGCCATGGTTATTTAATTACACCTTCAGGCATGCCGATTGATGAGATGCACGCTCACAATATGGTTGAAATGGACATGCAAGGAAAAGCAATAAGTGCGGGGAAACCTTCTTCAGAATGGCGCTTTCACCACGACATCTATCAAGCAAGGCCGGAAGTAGGAGCCGTCATCCATACCCATTCGATGTTTGCGACCACAATCGCCTGTTTGCGAAAAGACATCCCACCGTTTCACTATATGATTGCTGTCGCTGGTGGTGACACTATTCGCTGCGCGAACTATGCTCTGTTTGGCACACAAGCCTTATCAGACCATGCCATCGCCTCTCTAAAAGACCGTCGTGCTTGCTTATTGGCGAATCACGGCATGATTGCTGTCGGCAAAACCTTACAGCAAGCCATAGATGTCGCGGTAGAAGTAGAAACATTGTGCGAGCAATATTGGCGGGCTTTGCAAATCGGCGAGCCACATCTTTTAAGTGCGCAAGAAATGCAGGCAGTGTTTGAACAATTTAAAGGCTATGGAAGCTGGGATCAATAA
- the mtnA gene encoding S-methyl-5-thioribose-1-phosphate isomerase, whose product MKIDEKYYRTIWPTHGAEAHKNDAMLAVEIIDQTMLPHRFEIKAVHCLEEMVTAIKTMQVRGAPLIGAAAAYGMALAVQSDASDIHLEKSAQALLLSRPTAVNLRWAVNRMHQHLAALPSEARHSAAWQEAALICEEDVQMNHAIGQHGLALIQSALAKSNKNTLNILTHCNAGWLATVDWGTALAPVYAAHDAGLNVHVWVDETRPRNQGASLTAWELGQHGVPHTVISDNAGGHLMQHGQVDMVIVGADRVTSTGDVCNKIGTYLKALAAFDNQVPFYAAVPSPTIDWTIQDGLSDIEIEMRDADEVSYMSGLASDGTVQSVRVTPAHSHALNPAFDVTPARFVTGIITERGVTTPSRLKQRFE is encoded by the coding sequence TTGAAAATAGATGAAAAATATTACCGTACCATTTGGCCAACTCATGGTGCAGAAGCGCACAAAAATGATGCCATGTTGGCGGTTGAAATCATTGACCAAACCATGCTTCCACATCGCTTTGAAATTAAAGCAGTGCATTGTCTTGAAGAAATGGTCACGGCAATTAAAACCATGCAAGTGCGTGGTGCGCCTCTTATTGGTGCGGCAGCAGCTTATGGCATGGCACTTGCGGTGCAGTCTGATGCTAGCGATATTCACCTAGAAAAGTCTGCTCAGGCATTGCTGCTTAGTCGGCCTACCGCGGTAAATTTACGCTGGGCAGTGAACCGCATGCATCAACACTTAGCTGCGCTTCCCTCAGAAGCCCGTCACAGCGCCGCTTGGCAAGAAGCGGCGCTGATTTGTGAGGAAGATGTGCAAATGAATCACGCGATTGGTCAGCATGGCTTAGCCCTCATACAATCGGCGCTCGCAAAAAGCAATAAAAACACCTTGAACATTCTCACTCACTGCAACGCTGGCTGGCTGGCCACGGTGGACTGGGGCACCGCACTAGCGCCTGTTTATGCCGCCCATGATGCTGGGTTAAATGTGCACGTCTGGGTAGATGAAACTCGGCCGCGCAATCAAGGCGCAAGCCTAACGGCTTGGGAGCTTGGTCAACATGGTGTTCCGCATACCGTGATTAGTGATAATGCTGGCGGCCATTTGATGCAACATGGTCAGGTTGATATGGTCATTGTTGGCGCTGACCGCGTCACCAGCACTGGCGATGTCTGTAACAAGATCGGGACTTATCTTAAAGCCTTGGCCGCTTTTGATAACCAGGTGCCTTTTTATGCGGCGGTGCCTTCGCCTACCATCGACTGGACGATACAAGATGGACTTAGTGACATTGAAATTGAAATGCGGGATGCTGACGAAGTGAGTTATATGAGCGGCTTAGCAAGCGATGGCACAGTGCAATCCGTCCGTGTCACACCAGCGCATAGCCATGCACTTAACCCTGCTTTTGATGTCACGCCCGCCCGTTTCGTCACTGGCATTATCACCGAGCGTGGCGTGACCACGCCAAGTAGGCTCAAACAACGATTTGAATAG